Proteins from a single region of Haloarcula laminariae:
- a CDS encoding glycoside hydrolase family 4 has product MSDTSAQQERQLTSDAPVDPDNVKIGYIGGGSRLWARNLAKELALDETLSGEVVLYDTDYESAQRNEEFGNWVQDREDAVSDWTYRAVESREEALTDADFVILSTQYPPTESMKYDLEIPPEYGIDQAVAITSGPGGIMRAMRTIPVYRDIAASIREHCPDAWVLNYTNPVTYVTRTLYEEYPDINALGLCHEVFHAQELLADIVSDQFDVPKPSRDDIEVNVKGVNHFTWVDEARWNGHELLPVVERYLEESGAVREYSRAELEDADHSMHPGFQDNNQVTYELFKRFGVLPAAGDRHLVEFATWFLQGDMPEALNRWGVLRTPSSYRLDRWDDEADTVRQFMDGDKEFDLSETGEVITDLMEALSGLSDMRTHVNLPNEGQMRDVPEDAVVETNAVVTQNNVRPIVSGTLPRPVRTQVTQQIDNQETIIEAAFDGYDVDYAFQGFLNDPQVKTLQTETAADLFAEMCNALQPLLDDWQLADSETLAESDKFELE; this is encoded by the coding sequence ATGAGCGATACATCAGCACAGCAGGAACGACAGTTAACGAGTGACGCACCCGTCGACCCGGACAACGTGAAGATCGGATACATCGGCGGTGGGAGCCGACTGTGGGCCCGGAACTTGGCCAAGGAACTCGCTCTCGACGAGACCCTCTCGGGGGAAGTCGTACTGTACGACACTGATTACGAGAGCGCACAGCGAAACGAGGAGTTCGGCAACTGGGTACAGGACCGTGAGGACGCCGTCAGCGACTGGACGTATCGCGCTGTCGAATCCCGGGAGGAAGCGCTCACGGACGCCGACTTTGTCATTCTCTCGACCCAGTACCCGCCGACCGAGTCGATGAAATACGACCTGGAAATCCCGCCGGAGTACGGGATCGACCAGGCAGTCGCGATCACGAGTGGCCCCGGCGGGATCATGCGAGCGATGCGAACGATTCCGGTCTATCGCGACATCGCCGCGTCGATTCGCGAACACTGTCCCGACGCGTGGGTCCTGAACTACACGAATCCGGTCACCTACGTCACGCGCACTCTCTACGAGGAATATCCGGACATCAACGCGCTCGGGCTCTGTCACGAGGTGTTCCACGCACAGGAGCTCCTCGCCGATATCGTCTCGGACCAGTTCGACGTTCCGAAACCGTCACGCGACGATATCGAGGTCAACGTCAAGGGCGTCAACCACTTCACCTGGGTGGATGAAGCCCGCTGGAACGGTCACGAACTGTTGCCGGTCGTTGAGCGGTATCTCGAAGAATCGGGGGCCGTCCGTGAGTACTCGCGGGCCGAGCTCGAGGACGCTGACCACTCGATGCACCCCGGGTTCCAGGACAACAATCAGGTCACCTACGAGCTGTTCAAGCGGTTCGGCGTGTTGCCTGCAGCGGGCGACCGCCACCTCGTCGAGTTTGCGACGTGGTTCCTCCAGGGGGACATGCCGGAAGCCCTGAACCGATGGGGCGTCCTCAGAACGCCGAGCTCCTATCGCCTGGATCGCTGGGACGACGAGGCTGACACGGTCCGCCAGTTCATGGACGGGGACAAGGAGTTTGACCTCTCGGAGACCGGCGAAGTCATTACTGACCTCATGGAGGCGCTGTCCGGGCTTTCGGACATGCGAACGCACGTCAACCTCCCCAACGAGGGGCAGATGCGAGACGTGCCCGAAGACGCGGTCGTCGAGACGAACGCGGTAGTGACACAGAACAACGTCCGGCCGATAGTCAGTGGGACGCTGCCCCGACCGGTCCGCACCCAGGTCACCCAACAGATCGACAATCAGGAGACGATAATCGAGGCCGCGTTCGACGGTTACGACGTCGACTACGCGTTCCAGGGCTTCCTGAACGACCCGCAGGTCAAGACGCTCCAGACCGAGACGGCTGCGGACCTCTTCGCCGAGATGTGTAACGCGCTCCAACCGCTGCTCGACGACTGGCAGCTCGCCGACTCGGAGACGCTGGCCGAATCGGACAAGTTCGAGCTCGAATAG
- a CDS encoding IclR family transcriptional regulator, which translates to MTTNTPRKIGAVQKTCRILEILSTKGEAGITDIAEEMDFSKSAVHGHLATLEDEGFVVKDGHQYHLSLRFVDIAESVKGRIAKREIVREQVRKLAEQSGEVVHFGSEENGQVVYLAKSKGADAVETASRVGKRMPMHSTSLGKAILAQLPAERVETILEQHELTQRTEHTITDRDALLDELETTREQGYSIDDEENIPGVRCVGMSVTDPEAGVFGALSISGPSQRMTNERIESELAETVAQAANVIEVNSMYS; encoded by the coding sequence ATGACAACGAACACACCCCGAAAAATTGGGGCGGTTCAGAAGACCTGCCGGATACTCGAAATTCTAAGTACCAAGGGCGAGGCGGGCATCACCGATATCGCCGAAGAGATGGACTTCTCGAAAAGTGCCGTACACGGCCACCTCGCGACGCTCGAAGACGAGGGGTTCGTCGTGAAAGACGGACATCAGTACCACCTGAGTCTCCGGTTCGTCGACATCGCTGAATCAGTGAAAGGACGCATTGCGAAACGCGAGATCGTCCGTGAGCAGGTCAGAAAGCTCGCCGAGCAGTCCGGCGAGGTCGTCCACTTTGGTTCCGAAGAGAACGGCCAGGTCGTCTACCTTGCAAAATCGAAGGGTGCCGACGCCGTCGAGACCGCATCCCGTGTCGGGAAGCGGATGCCGATGCACTCGACATCGCTGGGGAAGGCGATTCTGGCCCAACTTCCGGCGGAACGGGTCGAAACGATTCTCGAACAGCACGAGCTCACTCAGCGGACCGAGCACACGATTACGGACCGTGATGCGCTGTTAGACGAACTCGAAACGACTCGTGAACAGGGGTACTCTATCGACGACGAGGAGAATATCCCCGGAGTCCGCTGTGTTGGGATGTCGGTCACCGATCCGGAAGCCGGTGTTTTCGGCGCCCTCAGTATTTCCGGGCCGTCCCAGCGGATGACAAACGAGCGAATCGAGAGCGAACTCGCTGAAACCGTCGCGCAAGCGGCGAACGTCATCGAGGTGAACTCGATGTATTCGTAG
- a CDS encoding aldehyde dehydrogenase family protein yields MSSPYEMYVGGEWVTADTASTIDIVNPANADEVVARYQDASASDAERAIEAAAAARDRWATVSGPERGRILKRTGEILDSRTDEAVGNLVREEGKTRSEATGEVQRAVDIFSYYAQKARDLGGVRKSSSGQSTSLSTRREPLGTVALITPWNYPIAIPAWKLAPALAAGNTVVVKPASQAPGPTRILFECLAEAGLPDGVANMVTGAGSEVGTPLVEHSAIAGVSFTGSTSVGTDIARTAARERKRIQAEMGGKNPTVVMPSADLDRAVEIVGSGAFGTTGQSCTATSRAIVHEDLYDEFVEQIAQHAESLTVGPGLDDPDMGPHVSANELESTLQYVNIGTEEGATLVTGGSRLAEGDLADGFFVAPTVFADVNSGMRIAQEEIFGPVLSVIKASSFDDAVTLANDVEYGLSASIVTDSHSEAERFLDRVESGVAKVNEKTTGLELHAPFGGYKNSSTNTYREQGDAGLDFFTSTKTVYRSY; encoded by the coding sequence ATGTCGAGCCCCTACGAGATGTACGTAGGCGGAGAGTGGGTCACCGCCGACACAGCATCGACTATCGATATTGTCAATCCAGCTAATGCCGACGAGGTCGTCGCACGATATCAAGACGCGTCCGCGTCCGACGCAGAGAGGGCCATCGAGGCAGCGGCAGCCGCCCGGGACAGGTGGGCCACCGTTTCCGGTCCCGAACGTGGAAGGATTCTGAAACGCACTGGGGAGATTCTCGACAGTAGAACGGACGAAGCGGTCGGAAATCTCGTCCGGGAAGAGGGCAAGACGCGGTCAGAAGCCACCGGCGAGGTGCAGCGAGCGGTCGACATCTTCAGCTACTACGCACAGAAAGCCAGAGATCTGGGTGGTGTTCGTAAATCATCGAGCGGACAGTCCACATCGCTGTCGACGAGACGGGAGCCGCTCGGGACCGTCGCTCTGATTACCCCGTGGAACTACCCGATAGCGATCCCAGCCTGGAAGCTCGCACCGGCACTCGCTGCCGGGAACACAGTGGTCGTCAAACCCGCCTCTCAGGCGCCCGGACCGACGCGAATCCTTTTCGAATGCCTCGCAGAGGCAGGGCTCCCGGACGGCGTTGCGAACATGGTCACGGGCGCTGGCAGCGAAGTCGGGACACCGCTCGTGGAACACAGTGCCATTGCTGGCGTTTCGTTCACCGGAAGCACGTCTGTCGGGACGGATATCGCCAGGACCGCTGCACGGGAACGGAAACGAATCCAGGCCGAGATGGGTGGGAAAAACCCCACTGTCGTGATGCCGAGCGCCGATCTGGACCGAGCAGTCGAAATCGTCGGTAGCGGGGCGTTCGGAACGACCGGACAGTCCTGTACCGCGACCTCGCGGGCAATCGTCCACGAGGACCTGTACGACGAATTCGTCGAGCAGATAGCCCAACACGCCGAGTCCCTCACCGTCGGGCCCGGCCTCGACGACCCCGATATGGGGCCACACGTCTCCGCAAACGAACTGGAGTCGACGCTACAATACGTCAACATCGGGACGGAGGAAGGAGCGACGTTAGTGACTGGCGGGTCCAGACTGGCAGAGGGGGATTTAGCTGACGGGTTCTTCGTTGCACCGACTGTCTTCGCTGACGTGAACTCCGGCATGCGAATCGCTCAAGAGGAGATTTTCGGCCCGGTACTGTCGGTCATCAAAGCGAGCAGCTTCGACGACGCGGTCACATTGGCCAACGACGTCGAGTACGGGCTCTCCGCGAGCATCGTCACTGACAGCCACTCCGAGGCCGAGAGATTCCTCGACCGCGTCGAATCCGGAGTGGCGAAAGTCAACGAGAAGACGACCGGTCTCGAATTACATGCGCCCTTCGGCGGCTACAAGAATTCCTCGACCAACACGTATCGCGAGCAGGGTGACGCCGGCCTCGACTTCTTCACTTCTACGAAGACCGTCTATCGCAGCTACTAA
- a CDS encoding mannonate dehydratase: MSEHTTRNSDTLPLRTGLRTRTISDDRLAFCRQIGVEDIFLDHRDPRGDVFADEGSDSEETVTIDEGVVPSVSDLVQARRRVEDAGLRLMGIQSLSYNIYGKIMLGKEGQDRQLESIKRLIRNMGEADIPILGYQWNPRGVVPMRTSQTVQLRGGARGRGFDIDDIDEPYEQAAEVETEYEEGELWDNYERFLEAVVPVAEEAGVELALHPADPPTVEQLGGIPRLFRNFEAFKRAMEMVPSDNHGLKLCLGCFSEMPDTDVTEVIEYFGESGDIIFVHFRDVIGTWPSFTETFVDDDRSNFDALAAIETLQDVGFDGVMVPDHVPTVTGDTEWGHRSRAHAVAYLNGLLTCSRRRN; this comes from the coding sequence ATGAGCGAACACACAACGAGGAATTCGGACACGCTTCCGTTGCGAACGGGGTTGCGGACCAGAACCATCTCGGACGACCGACTGGCGTTTTGTCGACAGATAGGTGTCGAAGATATCTTCCTCGACCACCGAGACCCCCGCGGCGATGTATTTGCCGACGAGGGAAGTGACTCCGAAGAGACGGTTACGATAGACGAGGGCGTCGTTCCCTCCGTCTCGGACCTCGTGCAAGCCCGCCGGCGGGTCGAAGACGCCGGGCTCCGGCTGATGGGGATACAGTCGCTCAGCTACAATATCTACGGCAAAATTATGCTTGGTAAGGAGGGACAGGACCGACAACTGGAGAGTATCAAACGGCTCATCCGCAACATGGGGGAAGCCGATATCCCGATTCTCGGCTACCAGTGGAACCCACGTGGTGTGGTCCCGATGCGTACGTCTCAGACGGTCCAGCTCCGTGGGGGCGCGCGGGGGCGAGGATTCGATATCGATGACATCGACGAGCCGTACGAACAGGCCGCTGAGGTCGAGACGGAGTACGAGGAAGGGGAACTCTGGGACAACTACGAGCGGTTCCTCGAAGCGGTGGTGCCCGTCGCGGAGGAAGCCGGGGTCGAGCTGGCACTACACCCTGCTGACCCGCCGACAGTCGAGCAGTTGGGCGGGATTCCGCGCCTGTTCCGGAACTTCGAGGCGTTCAAGCGGGCGATGGAGATGGTTCCCAGCGACAACCACGGCCTCAAGCTCTGCCTCGGGTGTTTTTCCGAAATGCCGGACACGGACGTTACAGAGGTAATCGAGTACTTTGGCGAGTCTGGCGACATCATCTTCGTCCATTTCCGCGATGTCATCGGGACCTGGCCGAGTTTCACCGAGACCTTCGTCGACGACGACCGGAGCAACTTCGACGCGCTAGCCGCTATCGAGACGCTCCAGGATGTCGGGTTTGACGGCGTGATGGTTCCCGACCACGTTCCGACAGTTACGGGAGATACAGAGTGGGGCCACCGTTCGCGTGCGCACGCAGTCGCCTACCTGAACGGACTTCTCACGTGCTCTCGTCGCCGCAACTGA
- the uxaC gene encoding glucuronate isomerase, which produces MAFADDSYLLESDTAVELYDGIRELPIVDPHSHADLAEIVANDGWTDIWEVEGATDHYVWSMMRKRGVPERKITGDAPNKEKWLALAEIFPEIAGNPVYEWVHLDLRRQFGIEKPVSSSTAEEIWTETKEQLTRRSMRPQQLLAEMNVEVLCTTDDPTSTLEYHERAETEVPDIDTRPTWRIDRAIHVEDASWGSFVEELTEVTGTDTSSLSGFLDALAETHEYFHEHGCRASDLSVTEPVTRPVSRRRARTVYERALDGHNLSQTERRDLQAFLVEEIGKLNAEKNWVTQFHIGPVRDYRDSLAETVGADAGGDVSTQTIELTGTLEYFLNRFDDEMEIVLYTVDPTHYPSIATITRAFPNVSVGPAWWFNDSPHGMEEQFRYVGSVDLLANHAGMVSDSRKLMSFGSRFEMFRRTLANTLGSMVERGQMPMEHATSLVEHLSYDRPKSLYGF; this is translated from the coding sequence ATGGCCTTCGCCGACGATAGCTACCTCCTCGAGTCAGATACCGCTGTGGAACTTTACGATGGTATCCGTGAGCTCCCGATCGTGGACCCACACAGCCACGCCGACCTGGCGGAGATTGTGGCCAACGATGGGTGGACGGATATCTGGGAGGTCGAGGGCGCCACGGACCACTATGTCTGGTCAATGATGCGCAAGCGGGGCGTCCCCGAGCGGAAGATTACCGGCGACGCACCGAACAAGGAGAAGTGGCTCGCGCTGGCCGAGATATTCCCCGAAATCGCGGGCAACCCCGTCTACGAGTGGGTTCACCTCGATCTCCGTCGACAGTTCGGTATCGAGAAACCGGTCTCGTCTTCCACCGCCGAGGAAATCTGGACAGAGACGAAAGAACAGCTCACACGTCGGTCGATGCGGCCCCAGCAACTCCTTGCGGAGATGAACGTCGAAGTGCTGTGTACGACCGACGACCCGACCTCGACGCTTGAGTACCACGAACGGGCTGAGACGGAAGTCCCGGACATCGATACACGCCCAACGTGGCGCATCGACAGGGCTATTCACGTCGAAGACGCGTCCTGGGGCTCGTTCGTCGAAGAGCTCACGGAGGTGACGGGGACGGACACGTCGTCGCTCTCCGGGTTCTTAGACGCCCTGGCAGAGACACACGAGTACTTCCACGAGCACGGCTGTCGAGCGAGTGACCTCAGCGTGACCGAACCGGTTACCCGGCCGGTGAGTAGACGACGAGCGCGAACAGTCTACGAGCGCGCACTCGACGGGCACAACCTGTCACAGACGGAACGCCGGGACCTTCAGGCGTTTCTCGTAGAAGAGATCGGGAAGCTCAACGCCGAGAAGAACTGGGTCACCCAGTTCCATATCGGTCCCGTCCGGGATTACCGTGACTCGCTCGCAGAGACCGTCGGTGCCGATGCCGGCGGTGACGTCTCGACACAGACAATCGAACTGACGGGGACCCTCGAGTACTTCCTGAACCGGTTCGACGACGAGATGGAAATCGTCCTCTACACGGTGGACCCGACACATTATCCCTCGATTGCCACAATCACGCGGGCGTTCCCGAACGTCAGCGTCGGCCCAGCGTGGTGGTTCAACGACAGCCCACACGGGATGGAGGAGCAGTTCCGGTACGTCGGGAGCGTAGACCTACTGGCTAATCACGCCGGCATGGTCAGTGACTCGCGAAAGCTCATGTCGTTTGGCTCCCGGTTCGAGATGTTCAGGCGAACCCTCGCGAACACGCTCGGCTCGATGGTCGAGCGGGGCCAGATGCCGATGGAACACGCCACATCGCTGGTGGAGCATCTGTCGTACGACCGTCCGAAATCCCTCTACGGGTTTTAG
- a CDS encoding dihydrodipicolinate synthase family protein: MPLGENAVKQRLRDVAVGLLTPFDHNGEIEHWKIAENTRAHYEKGVQTFLAAANISEYHALSQSERIDVAETSIEALPSDACVLAGVGGSTECAQELIRSYDRIGIDAMMIMPPDHTYLHEQGVLDYYERLASVTDTPIVPYVRGFDPSVEFLTKLSYLDSVAGIKYALEDPVKLGTASRRGASDVVWVNGLAEPYAVAYWPEGIEGFSAGVSNFRPEVGLALHEALSNENWSRARELRDICLPYQQFRDKPGQDSTIAGGISIPAVKQGLELAGMHGGAVREPIRPLTETEVQHATELYNQLDDEISRLVE; the protein is encoded by the coding sequence ATGCCATTAGGGGAGAACGCCGTCAAACAGCGGTTGCGAGACGTCGCCGTCGGTCTTTTGACACCCTTTGATCACAACGGAGAGATAGAACACTGGAAGATAGCGGAGAACACCCGAGCCCACTACGAGAAGGGAGTCCAAACGTTCCTGGCCGCCGCAAATATCAGTGAATATCACGCGCTATCCCAATCAGAACGTATCGATGTGGCCGAAACGAGTATCGAGGCGTTGCCGTCTGACGCCTGTGTACTCGCCGGCGTCGGTGGGAGCACCGAATGCGCTCAGGAACTCATTCGGAGTTACGACCGAATCGGTATCGACGCGATGATGATAATGCCGCCCGACCATACGTATCTCCACGAACAGGGCGTCTTAGATTACTATGAACGCCTCGCGTCAGTGACGGACACGCCGATAGTTCCGTACGTCCGTGGTTTCGATCCGTCGGTTGAGTTCTTGACCAAGCTGTCATATCTCGATAGTGTCGCGGGTATCAAGTACGCGCTCGAAGACCCGGTCAAACTCGGCACCGCATCGCGTAGGGGGGCGAGCGATGTCGTCTGGGTCAACGGGCTCGCGGAACCGTACGCAGTCGCTTACTGGCCAGAGGGTATCGAGGGCTTCTCGGCGGGAGTGAGCAACTTCCGCCCCGAGGTCGGACTGGCACTACACGAGGCACTTTCGAACGAGAACTGGAGCAGAGCGCGTGAGCTCAGAGACATCTGTCTCCCCTACCAGCAATTCAGGGACAAACCCGGACAGGACAGCACAATCGCCGGTGGTATCAGCATCCCAGCGGTGAAGCAGGGACTCGAGCTCGCGGGTATGCACGGCGGTGCGGTCCGTGAGCCGATACGGCCGCTAACCGAGACGGAAGTACAGCACGCAACGGAACTCTACAACCAGCTCGACGACGAAATCAGCCGGTTGGTCGAGTGA
- a CDS encoding NAD-dependent epimerase/dehydratase family protein, with protein MNVLVTGAYGQCGTAIIDHLGDQSEYDFTYLNRSDRPPDHRYGQHDTYVADITDYGAIRPAFDDMDAVVHLAAYANTDGDWEDVFGPNILGMYNVLEAARDATVESFVFGSTNHVQGMYEETLKPEIYRPDFPLTIDANDPVRPDSVYGATKSFGEDLGRYYVESDDWPRRFYTLRIGTVLPHGYDSPCGPAERRVAAGDITRDSHEYQQLVMRTKATWQSRCDFAHLVGCCLRDDEVRYGIFYGISDNDRRWFTIQSARERVGYRPSDNAELHTDQRNDSVDEQG; from the coding sequence ATGAATGTCCTCGTTACTGGTGCCTACGGGCAGTGTGGCACCGCGATTATCGATCATCTCGGGGACCAGTCGGAGTACGACTTTACCTACTTGAACCGGTCAGATCGGCCACCAGACCACCGATACGGCCAACATGACACATATGTCGCCGATATCACCGACTACGGGGCGATTCGACCCGCGTTCGACGACATGGACGCGGTCGTCCACCTCGCCGCCTATGCAAATACCGACGGCGATTGGGAGGACGTCTTCGGGCCGAATATTCTCGGAATGTACAACGTGCTTGAGGCGGCACGGGACGCCACAGTCGAATCGTTTGTTTTTGGGTCGACGAATCACGTGCAGGGGATGTACGAGGAAACGCTCAAACCGGAGATCTATCGTCCTGATTTTCCGCTCACGATCGACGCAAACGACCCCGTCAGGCCCGATTCGGTCTACGGAGCGACGAAATCGTTCGGTGAGGACCTCGGCCGGTACTACGTGGAGTCCGACGACTGGCCCCGTCGATTCTACACGCTCAGGATCGGTACAGTGTTGCCACATGGGTACGATAGCCCCTGCGGTCCGGCCGAGAGACGGGTTGCGGCAGGTGACATCACACGGGACAGCCACGAGTACCAGCAGTTAGTCATGCGGACGAAAGCCACGTGGCAGTCACGATGTGATTTCGCACATCTGGTCGGGTGTTGTCTCCGAGATGACGAGGTCAGATACGGCATTTTCTACGGGATTAGCGACAACGACCGACGATGGTTCACTATCCAGAGCGCCCGTGAGCGGGTCGGGTATCGACCGTCGGACAACGCAGAACTACATACCGACCAAAGAAACGACTCCGTGGACGAACAAGGGTAG
- a CDS encoding SDR family NAD(P)-dependent oxidoreductase: MSQPFKDATAIVTGSSRGIGRGIARKLADEGASVVVNYRSAADRAEEVVAEIEADGGDAVAVQADVSDYDDVAAMVEATVEEFGSLDVLVNNAGIVETSPAEEFDIETWRRVIDVDLTGTFICSQLAAKEMIDSGGGAIVNVASMMGGMGFALRSPYCSAKGGVINLTRTLAVEWAEHDISVNALAPGFIYTDITDETQDSAGYTDTDIKRRTPMARYGTVEEMANCASFLARDNTFVTGEVLHADGGWTSDAWRYHEGRA; encoded by the coding sequence ATGAGTCAGCCTTTCAAAGATGCGACTGCAATAGTCACCGGTTCCTCCCGCGGTATCGGACGTGGAATCGCACGGAAGCTAGCCGACGAAGGCGCGTCGGTCGTAGTCAACTACCGGAGCGCCGCCGACCGAGCCGAGGAGGTCGTGGCGGAGATCGAGGCCGACGGCGGAGACGCAGTCGCCGTCCAAGCGGACGTCTCAGATTACGACGACGTGGCCGCGATGGTCGAAGCGACCGTCGAGGAGTTCGGGTCACTGGATGTTCTGGTGAACAACGCCGGAATCGTCGAGACCAGCCCCGCAGAGGAATTCGACATCGAGACGTGGCGTCGGGTGATCGACGTCGACCTCACCGGGACGTTCATCTGCTCGCAACTCGCGGCAAAGGAGATGATTGACAGCGGGGGCGGGGCTATCGTGAACGTCGCCTCAATGATGGGCGGGATGGGGTTCGCACTCCGCTCACCGTATTGTTCGGCAAAGGGGGGGGTCATCAATCTCACACGAACGCTCGCCGTCGAGTGGGCCGAACACGACATCTCGGTGAACGCGCTCGCACCAGGGTTTATCTACACGGATATCACGGACGAGACCCAGGACTCTGCGGGGTACACCGATACGGATATCAAACGCCGGACGCCGATGGCCCGGTACGGCACGGTAGAGGAGATGGCGAACTGTGCTTCGTTCCTCGCACGGGACAACACGTTCGTTACGGGAGAAGTACTGCACGCCGACGGCGGGTGGACCTCCGACGCTTGGCGGTATCACGAGGGGCGGGCGTAA
- a CDS encoding extracellular solute-binding protein, whose amino-acid sequence MDAYKETLHNNGLSDDIDIEFIEVPFDRTRSQYQRWLSSERSDPDIIDIDTGWAAPFIARDYLLNLSEEMPDLVDQIENEFFNPVVRALQDFETGDQFGVPRYFDIAGMMYRKDWAEEAGYSPAENNWQTEGLTWKEMSQVTKDIQEQQGAQHGFTTQGNVSQTLACCPFNEQMTSWGGAYFGGRENLYGPVGDRPITVTEEPVIQSLKMMRRFIYGADDDQAIQDSGFAENITPSDIAGWQYQGSLNPFLDGNAVMHRNWGSGFLSDAVDAHGTDKLGYMVLPYAENAGTQYDKTGIAGNSALGGWSYAVNKFSDNIENAKEVIRAAVSDEFYVTQFEQNGDVPPKPSVLDSNVVKETSFGPYVDTFIKSAENVIPRPASRVWLQEWESISQNVNAVYRQEKTPETAMQDCSSELESIEQEYA is encoded by the coding sequence GTGGACGCGTACAAAGAGACGCTACACAACAACGGGCTGTCGGACGATATCGATATCGAGTTCATCGAAGTCCCGTTCGACCGCACCCGGAGCCAGTACCAGCGGTGGCTCAGTTCGGAGCGGTCCGATCCGGACATCATCGACATCGACACCGGCTGGGCAGCCCCGTTTATCGCGCGGGATTACCTCCTCAACCTGTCCGAGGAGATGCCAGACCTCGTAGACCAGATCGAGAACGAGTTCTTCAACCCCGTCGTTCGGGCGCTGCAGGACTTCGAGACCGGCGACCAGTTCGGCGTTCCGCGGTACTTCGACATCGCGGGCATGATGTACCGGAAGGACTGGGCCGAGGAAGCCGGCTACTCGCCCGCCGAAAACAACTGGCAGACTGAGGGACTCACGTGGAAAGAGATGTCTCAGGTGACCAAGGACATCCAAGAACAACAGGGCGCCCAGCACGGGTTTACCACCCAAGGGAACGTTTCGCAGACCCTCGCGTGCTGTCCGTTTAACGAGCAGATGACGAGCTGGGGAGGCGCCTATTTCGGTGGTCGTGAGAACCTCTACGGGCCCGTGGGGGACCGCCCCATCACCGTCACCGAAGAACCCGTAATCCAGTCGCTGAAGATGATGCGACGGTTCATTTACGGGGCCGACGACGACCAGGCGATTCAGGACAGCGGGTTCGCGGAGAACATCACTCCGAGCGATATCGCCGGATGGCAGTACCAGGGGTCACTCAATCCCTTCCTGGACGGGAACGCAGTGATGCACCGTAACTGGGGGAGCGGTTTCCTCTCGGATGCGGTCGACGCACACGGGACGGACAAACTCGGGTACATGGTCCTTCCGTATGCTGAGAACGCCGGGACGCAATACGATAAGACCGGTATCGCGGGTAACTCCGCTCTCGGTGGCTGGTCGTACGCGGTGAACAAGTTCTCGGACAACATCGAAAACGCCAAGGAAGTGATCAGAGCTGCTGTCTCGGACGAGTTCTACGTCACGCAGTTCGAGCAGAACGGGGACGTCCCGCCCAAACCGTCCGTCCTTGACTCGAACGTCGTCAAGGAGACCTCGTTCGGTCCGTACGTCGACACGTTCATCAAATCAGCCGAGAACGTCATCCCGCGTCCCGCCTCACGGGTGTGGCTCCAGGAGTGGGAGTCCATCTCGCAGAACGTCAACGCTGTCTACCGACAGGAAAAGACGCCCGAAACGGCTATGCAGGACTGTTCGAGCGAACTCGAATCCATCGAGCAGGAATACGCGTAA